The Stygiolobus azoricus genome window below encodes:
- a CDS encoding mechanosensitive ion channel family protein, producing the protein MLFLYQVSSISQALTNLATEIINAIPSIILFIIIVLIGYIVAVIVSDIVGRVLRTVFAHSSVNLSASLVAGTVKALIILLSLAIALSILNLGAATVYITLIARYLPYLAGAILLLTLGMSLVNVLLDYMARQMPVQDPFITVILSVLRFGLYAVIITIAAELAIFEWVPLVSSYLFYDILIGSIVLLFSFAITDKALDTIVKADPNANYIATYGRFLLYTIFILIAVAIIVQPFGNVTAILQTLSWGLAIAFGILLVPLIYMFIKKMVAEIK; encoded by the coding sequence ATGTTGTTCCTATATCAAGTAAGTAGTATATCTCAGGCATTAACTAATTTAGCAACAGAAATAATAAATGCAATACCATCAATAATACTCTTCATAATCATAGTTTTAATTGGGTATATAGTTGCTGTGATAGTCAGTGACATAGTAGGTAGGGTGCTAAGGACTGTATTCGCTCACTCTTCCGTGAACTTAAGTGCTTCATTAGTTGCAGGAACAGTAAAGGCATTAATTATATTACTGAGCTTGGCTATTGCATTATCTATACTTAATCTTGGAGCGGCTACTGTCTATATTACACTAATAGCTAGATATTTACCTTACTTGGCTGGAGCAATACTATTACTAACACTTGGAATGAGTTTAGTAAATGTATTATTAGATTACATGGCGAGACAAATGCCCGTTCAAGACCCGTTTATAACTGTTATTTTAAGTGTGTTAAGGTTCGGTCTGTACGCGGTAATAATTACCATAGCTGCTGAGCTAGCAATTTTTGAATGGGTACCGTTAGTGAGTTCATACCTATTCTATGACATCTTGATCGGTTCTATCGTATTACTCTTTAGCTTTGCCATTACCGACAAGGCCTTAGATACTATTGTTAAGGCTGATCCTAATGCAAATTATATAGCTACTTACGGAAGATTTCTACTTTACACAATTTTCATACTGATAGCAGTAGCAATAATTGTTCAGCCATTCGGTAATGTAACGGCGATTCTACAGACTTTATCTTGGGGATTAGCAATAGCGTTTGGAATATTATTAGTACCTTTAATATACATGTTCATCAAAAAGATGGTAGCAGAGATAAAATGA
- a CDS encoding 4a-hydroxytetrahydrobiopterin dehydratase: protein MKRLTQDEIRIFLDNSKGWNLKDNKLEKVFLFKDFREAVQFINRIQPIADAMNHHPDICIYYNKVIIQLTTHDVGGITDLDVELAKKIDEIK, encoded by the coding sequence ATGAAAAGACTTACTCAAGATGAAATAAGGATTTTTTTAGATAATTCTAAAGGTTGGAACTTAAAGGATAATAAGCTAGAAAAAGTCTTCTTGTTTAAGGATTTTAGAGAAGCAGTCCAATTTATAAATAGGATTCAACCCATAGCTGATGCTATGAATCATCATCCAGATATATGCATTTACTACAATAAAGTTATTATCCAACTTACTACTCATGACGTAGGTGGTATAACGGATCTCGATGTTGAGTTAGCAAAAAAGATAGATGAAATTAAGTAA